One window of Mesoplodon densirostris isolate mMesDen1 chromosome 15, mMesDen1 primary haplotype, whole genome shotgun sequence genomic DNA carries:
- the GUCD1 gene encoding protein GUCD1 isoform X5: MRTEAEAAGPPLEPGDFVQLPVPIIQQLYHWDCGLACSRMVLRYLGQLDDSEFESALQELRLTRSIWTIDLAYLMRHFGVRHRFCTQTLGVDKGYKNQSFYRKHFDTEETRVNQLFAQAKACKVLVEKCTVSVQDIQAHLAQGHVAIVLVNSGVLHCDLCSSPVKYCCFAPSGHRCFCRTPDYQGHFIVLRGYNRATGCIFYNNPAYADRMCSTSISNFEEARTSYGTDEDILFVYLDS; encoded by the exons GGGACTTTGTGCAGCTGCCCGTGCCCATTATCCAGCAGCTCTACCACTGGGACTGCGGCCTGGCCTGCTCCAGGATGGTGCTGCG CTACCTGGGCCAGCTGGACGACAGTGAGTTCGAAAGTGCCCTGCAGGAGCTGCGGCTGACCAGGAGCATCTGGACCATCGACCTGGCCTACCTGATGCGCCACTTTGGCGTGAGGCATCGCTTCTGCACCCAGACCCTGGGCGTGGACAAGGGCTACAAGAACCAG TCCTTCTACAGGAAGCACTTCGATACAGAGGAGACCCGGGTGAACCAGCTGTTCGCACAAGCGAAGGCCTGCAAGGTGCTGGTGGAGAAGTG cacAGTGAGCGTGCAGGACATCCAGGCCCACCTGGCACAGGGCCACGTGGCCATCGTGCTGGTGAACTCAGGGGTGCTGCACTGCGACCTCTGCTCCAGCCCCGTCAAGTACTGCTGCTTTGCCCCCAGTGGCCACCGCTGCTTTTGCCGCACCCCCGACTACCAGGGCCATTTCATCGTGCTGCGTGGCTACAACCGGGCCACTGGCTGCATCTTCTACAACAACCCGGCCTATGCTGACC GAATGTGCAGCACCAGCATCAGTAACTTCGAGGAGGCCAGAACCAGCTACGGCACGGACGAGGACATCCTCTTTGTCTACTTGGACAGCTGA
- the GUCD1 gene encoding protein GUCD1 isoform X3, whose amino-acid sequence MVLRYLGQLDDSEFESALQELRLTRSIWTIDLAYLMRHFGVRHRFCTQTLGVDKGYKNQSFYRKHFDTEETRVNQLFAQAKACKVLVEKCTVSVQDIQAHLAQGHVAIVLVNSGVLHCDLCSSPVKYCCFAPSGHRCFCRTPDYQGHFIVLRGYNRATGCIFYNNPAYADPGMCSTSISNFEEARTSYGTDEDILFVYLDS is encoded by the exons ATGGTGCTGCG CTACCTGGGCCAGCTGGACGACAGTGAGTTCGAAAGTGCCCTGCAGGAGCTGCGGCTGACCAGGAGCATCTGGACCATCGACCTGGCCTACCTGATGCGCCACTTTGGCGTGAGGCATCGCTTCTGCACCCAGACCCTGGGCGTGGACAAGGGCTACAAGAACCAG TCCTTCTACAGGAAGCACTTCGATACAGAGGAGACCCGGGTGAACCAGCTGTTCGCACAAGCGAAGGCCTGCAAGGTGCTGGTGGAGAAGTG cacAGTGAGCGTGCAGGACATCCAGGCCCACCTGGCACAGGGCCACGTGGCCATCGTGCTGGTGAACTCAGGGGTGCTGCACTGCGACCTCTGCTCCAGCCCCGTCAAGTACTGCTGCTTTGCCCCCAGTGGCCACCGCTGCTTTTGCCGCACCCCCGACTACCAGGGCCATTTCATCGTGCTGCGTGGCTACAACCGGGCCACTGGCTGCATCTTCTACAACAACCCGGCCTATGCTGACC CAGGAATGTGCAGCACCAGCATCAGTAACTTCGAGGAGGCCAGAACCAGCTACGGCACGGACGAGGACATCCTCTTTGTCTACTTGGACAGCTGA
- the GUCD1 gene encoding protein GUCD1 isoform X8: MRTEAEAAGPPLEPGDFVQLPVPIIQQLYHWDCGLACSRMVLRYLGQLDDSEFESALQELRLTRSIWTIDLAYLMRHFGVRHRFCTQTLGVDKGYKNQSFYRKHFDTEETRVNQLFAQAKACKVLVEKCGHRCFCRTPDYQGHFIVLRGYNRATGCIFYNNPAYADRMCSTSISNFEEARTSYGTDEDILFVYLDS; this comes from the exons GGGACTTTGTGCAGCTGCCCGTGCCCATTATCCAGCAGCTCTACCACTGGGACTGCGGCCTGGCCTGCTCCAGGATGGTGCTGCG CTACCTGGGCCAGCTGGACGACAGTGAGTTCGAAAGTGCCCTGCAGGAGCTGCGGCTGACCAGGAGCATCTGGACCATCGACCTGGCCTACCTGATGCGCCACTTTGGCGTGAGGCATCGCTTCTGCACCCAGACCCTGGGCGTGGACAAGGGCTACAAGAACCAG TCCTTCTACAGGAAGCACTTCGATACAGAGGAGACCCGGGTGAACCAGCTGTTCGCACAAGCGAAGGCCTGCAAGGTGCTGGTGGAGAAGTG TGGCCACCGCTGCTTTTGCCGCACCCCCGACTACCAGGGCCATTTCATCGTGCTGCGTGGCTACAACCGGGCCACTGGCTGCATCTTCTACAACAACCCGGCCTATGCTGACC GAATGTGCAGCACCAGCATCAGTAACTTCGAGGAGGCCAGAACCAGCTACGGCACGGACGAGGACATCCTCTTTGTCTACTTGGACAGCTGA
- the GUCD1 gene encoding protein GUCD1 isoform X6, whose amino-acid sequence MRTEAEAAGPPLEPGDFVQLPVPIIQQLYHWDCGLACSRMVLRYLGQLDDSEFESALQELRLTRSIWTIDLAYLMRHFGVRHRFCTQTLGVDKGYKNQSFYRKHFDTEETRVNQLFAQAKACKVLVEKCRNVQHQHQ is encoded by the exons GGGACTTTGTGCAGCTGCCCGTGCCCATTATCCAGCAGCTCTACCACTGGGACTGCGGCCTGGCCTGCTCCAGGATGGTGCTGCG CTACCTGGGCCAGCTGGACGACAGTGAGTTCGAAAGTGCCCTGCAGGAGCTGCGGCTGACCAGGAGCATCTGGACCATCGACCTGGCCTACCTGATGCGCCACTTTGGCGTGAGGCATCGCTTCTGCACCCAGACCCTGGGCGTGGACAAGGGCTACAAGAACCAG TCCTTCTACAGGAAGCACTTCGATACAGAGGAGACCCGGGTGAACCAGCTGTTCGCACAAGCGAAGGCCTGCAAGGTGCTGGTGGAGAAGTG CAGGAATGTGCAGCACCAGCATCAGTAA
- the GUCD1 gene encoding protein GUCD1 isoform X4, which translates to MRTEAEAAGPPLEPGDFVQLPVPIIQQLYHWDCGLACSRMVLRYLGQLDDSEFESALQELRLTRSIWTIDLAYLMRHFGVRHRFCTQTLGVDKGYKNQSFYRKHFDTEETRVNQLFAQAKACKVLVEKCTVSVQDIQAHLAQGHVAIVLVNSGVLHCDLCSSPVKYCCFAPSGHRCFCRTPDYQGHFIVLRGYNRATGCIFYNNPAYADPGMCSTSISNFEEARTSYGTDEDILFVYLDS; encoded by the exons GGGACTTTGTGCAGCTGCCCGTGCCCATTATCCAGCAGCTCTACCACTGGGACTGCGGCCTGGCCTGCTCCAGGATGGTGCTGCG CTACCTGGGCCAGCTGGACGACAGTGAGTTCGAAAGTGCCCTGCAGGAGCTGCGGCTGACCAGGAGCATCTGGACCATCGACCTGGCCTACCTGATGCGCCACTTTGGCGTGAGGCATCGCTTCTGCACCCAGACCCTGGGCGTGGACAAGGGCTACAAGAACCAG TCCTTCTACAGGAAGCACTTCGATACAGAGGAGACCCGGGTGAACCAGCTGTTCGCACAAGCGAAGGCCTGCAAGGTGCTGGTGGAGAAGTG cacAGTGAGCGTGCAGGACATCCAGGCCCACCTGGCACAGGGCCACGTGGCCATCGTGCTGGTGAACTCAGGGGTGCTGCACTGCGACCTCTGCTCCAGCCCCGTCAAGTACTGCTGCTTTGCCCCCAGTGGCCACCGCTGCTTTTGCCGCACCCCCGACTACCAGGGCCATTTCATCGTGCTGCGTGGCTACAACCGGGCCACTGGCTGCATCTTCTACAACAACCCGGCCTATGCTGACC CAGGAATGTGCAGCACCAGCATCAGTAACTTCGAGGAGGCCAGAACCAGCTACGGCACGGACGAGGACATCCTCTTTGTCTACTTGGACAGCTGA
- the GUCD1 gene encoding protein GUCD1 isoform X7: MRTEAEAAGPPLEPGDFVQLPVPIIQQLYHWDCGLACSRMVLRYLGQLDDSEFESALQELRLTRSIWTIDLAYLMRHFGVRHRFCTQTLGVDKGYKNQSFYRKHFDTEETRVNQLFAQAKACKVLVEKWNVQHQHQ, encoded by the exons GGGACTTTGTGCAGCTGCCCGTGCCCATTATCCAGCAGCTCTACCACTGGGACTGCGGCCTGGCCTGCTCCAGGATGGTGCTGCG CTACCTGGGCCAGCTGGACGACAGTGAGTTCGAAAGTGCCCTGCAGGAGCTGCGGCTGACCAGGAGCATCTGGACCATCGACCTGGCCTACCTGATGCGCCACTTTGGCGTGAGGCATCGCTTCTGCACCCAGACCCTGGGCGTGGACAAGGGCTACAAGAACCAG TCCTTCTACAGGAAGCACTTCGATACAGAGGAGACCCGGGTGAACCAGCTGTTCGCACAAGCGAAGGCCTGCAAGGTGCTGGTGGAGAAGTG GAATGTGCAGCACCAGCATCAGTAA